In Armatimonadota bacterium, the following proteins share a genomic window:
- the iorA gene encoding indolepyruvate ferredoxin oxidoreductase subunit alpha, translating to MQREVEHILSKTVLLSGNEAIARGAYEAGVRIAAAYPGTPSTEILENITRYETIYAEWAPNEKVALEVALGAAFGGARALCTMKHVGVNVAADPLLTAAYTGINKGLVLVSADDPGMHSSQNEQDNRHYARFAKIPMLEPSDSEECREFTIRAFEISEEFDTPVLLRTTTRVNHGKSPVALGEPTELVFGTFERDPQKYVMIPAYGMKRHAVVEERLIRLRESSNNTNLNRVEWGDTSVGVITSGIAYQYVKEAVPNASVLKLGMSYPLPDRLISAFASKIEKLYVVEELDPFVEEQVRAMGIEVVGKERFPIVGELNPKIVAAGFGPVAGEEVHLPPQQAGEVPGRPPVLCPGCPHRGFFQVLKKLKAIVTGDIGCYTLSVLPPLEVMDTCVCMGASIGTALGMKRAQPPNDKRPVVAVIGDSTFVHSGITGLIDAVYNGTAATICILDNSITAMTGGQDHPATGRTLMGQPAPKLELYALAKAIGVEDVLAVDPCDLPELEKALAYAIGTDKPSVVITNRPCVLQDRTPKPPKPSVALDECTACGMCFRIGCPAIESVKGDDGKLRARINHDLCMSCVVCMQVCRFGAIRREQE from the coding sequence ATGCAACGTGAGGTTGAGCATATTTTGAGCAAGACGGTCCTGCTCTCAGGCAACGAGGCGATCGCACGGGGAGCATACGAAGCGGGCGTGAGGATCGCCGCGGCGTACCCCGGCACCCCGAGCACTGAGATACTCGAAAACATCACCCGTTACGAGACGATATACGCTGAGTGGGCACCGAATGAGAAGGTCGCCCTCGAGGTGGCTCTCGGAGCTGCGTTCGGCGGGGCAAGAGCGCTCTGCACGATGAAGCACGTCGGCGTGAACGTCGCGGCCGACCCGCTCCTGACCGCCGCGTACACCGGCATCAACAAGGGGCTCGTGCTCGTGAGTGCGGACGACCCCGGCATGCACAGTTCCCAGAACGAGCAGGACAACCGCCACTACGCCCGGTTCGCCAAGATTCCGATGCTCGAACCGTCCGACAGCGAAGAGTGCCGGGAGTTCACGATCCGCGCTTTCGAGATCAGCGAGGAGTTCGACACCCCGGTCCTGCTACGCACGACCACCCGTGTGAACCACGGAAAGTCGCCGGTCGCACTCGGGGAGCCAACCGAGCTGGTCTTCGGCACTTTCGAGCGAGACCCTCAGAAGTATGTGATGATCCCCGCCTACGGGATGAAGCGGCATGCTGTCGTGGAGGAGCGGCTGATCCGCCTTCGCGAGTCGTCCAACAACACGAATCTGAACCGCGTCGAATGGGGAGACACCTCGGTCGGGGTGATCACCTCCGGGATCGCCTACCAGTACGTGAAGGAGGCCGTTCCGAACGCGTCGGTCCTGAAGCTCGGGATGAGCTATCCCCTGCCCGACCGTCTCATCAGCGCGTTTGCTTCTAAGATCGAGAAGCTCTACGTCGTCGAGGAACTCGACCCGTTCGTCGAAGAACAGGTTCGAGCGATGGGTATCGAGGTCGTCGGCAAAGAGCGGTTTCCTATCGTCGGAGAGCTGAACCCGAAGATCGTCGCTGCCGGATTTGGCCCGGTCGCCGGGGAGGAAGTCCATCTCCCCCCTCAACAGGCAGGCGAAGTACCCGGACGCCCGCCGGTGCTCTGTCCCGGATGCCCTCACCGAGGCTTCTTCCAGGTGCTGAAGAAGCTGAAGGCGATCGTCACCGGCGACATCGGATGCTACACGCTCAGCGTCCTCCCGCCGCTCGAAGTCATGGACACGTGCGTCTGCATGGGCGCGTCCATCGGGACCGCGCTCGGCATGAAGCGCGCTCAACCGCCGAACGACAAGCGCCCGGTGGTGGCGGTCATCGGCGACTCGACGTTCGTCCACTCGGGGATCACGGGCCTGATTGACGCCGTCTACAACGGCACCGCCGCGACAATATGCATCCTAGACAACTCGATCACCGCGATGACCGGCGGGCAGGACCACCCGGCGACGGGACGCACGCTCATGGGGCAGCCGGCTCCGAAGCTCGAACTCTATGCGCTGGCGAAGGCGATCGGCGTCGAGGACGTGCTCGCGGTTGACCCCTGCGACCTGCCGGAACTCGAGAAGGCGCTCGCGTACGCGATCGGCACGGATAAGCCGTCGGTGGTCATCACCAACCGGCCGTGCGTCCTGCAGGATCGGACTCCGAAGCCGCCGAAGCCGTCGGTCGCTCTCGACGAGTGCACCGCGTGCGGGATGTGTTTCCGAATCGGATGTCCCGCGATCGAGTCGGTGAAGGGCGATGACGGGAAGCTGAGGGCCCGGATCAACCACGATCTGTGCATGAGCTGTGTCGTGTGCATGCAGGTCTGCCGCTTCGGTGCCATACGGAGAGAGCAGGAATGA